One Leishmania panamensis strain MHOM/PA/94/PSC-1 chromosome 24 sequence genomic region harbors:
- a CDS encoding dynein arm light chain, putative (TriTrypDB/GeneDB-style sysID: LpmP.24.0820), with protein sequence MSATVPSSLVKYETPVLLSEALHKKSLASKRPVANNGKPQPQSEDVLFSILPPREFEKDGQRWVQYPSSTPATRLDVIRLQEQLDTLLAERQARETGVCPIREELYGQVFDELIRQVTISCAERGLLLLRVRDEIRMTLDAYRSLYESSIAFGMRKALHAEQAHVELEARVRALEREKADLQRQVEELVEECAQIEQDEAQRRQDEQKKHDEEVAFFRRTYETLTANLQTVVNPTKA encoded by the coding sequence ATGTCTGCTACCGTCCCGTCGTCGCTCGTGAAGTATGAAACGCCGGTTCTGCTCTCCGAGGCACTGCACAAGAAGTCCCTCGCCTCGAAGCGGCCTGTGGCGAATAATGGcaagccgcagccgcagtccGAAGACGTCCTCTTCAGCAttctccctcctcgcgaGTTCGAGAAGGACGGACAACGGTGGGTGCAGTACCCCTCTAGTACCCCCGCCACCCGGCTAGATGTGATCCGGCtacaggagcagctggacaCGTTGCTAGCGGAACGCCAGGCCCGTGAGACGGGTGTGTGTCCAATCCGTGAGGAGCTCTACGGTCAGGTGTTCGATGAGCTCATTCGGCAAGTCACAATCAGCTGCGCTGAGAGGGGACTACTGCTCCTGCGCGTGCGGGATGAAATTCGCATGACGCTGGATGCCTACCGCTCTCTCTACGAGAGTAGCATTGCCTTCGGCATGCGCAAGGCGCTGCACGCGGAGCAGGCGCACGTCGAGCTGGAGGCGCGGGTACGGGCACTGGAGCGGGAGAAGGCGGacctgcagcggcaggtggaggagttgGTCGAGGAGTGCGCACAAATCGAGCAGGACGAGGCGCAGAGGCGCCAGGATGAGCAGAAGAAGCACGACGAAGAGGTAGCCTTCTTCCGCCGCACGTACGAGACGCTGACGGCGAACTTGCAGACCGTCGTGAATCCGACCAAGGCATGA
- a CDS encoding triosephosphate isomerase (TriTrypDB/GeneDB-style sysID: LpmP.24.0830), with the protein MSDKPQPIAAANWKCNGTTASIEKLVQVLNEHHISHDVQCVVAPSFVHIPLVQAKLCNPKYVISAENAIAKSGAFTGEVSMPILKDLGVNWVILGHSERRTYYGETDEVVAQKVSDAYLQGFMVIACIGETLQQREANLTAKVVLGQMAAIAAKLPKKAWGQIVLAYEPVWAIGTGKVATPEQAQEVHALLRKWVSEKIGADVAAKLRILYGGSVSASNAKTLYMKHDINGFLVGGASLKPEFREIIDATQ; encoded by the coding sequence ATGTCTGACAAGCCGCAGCcgatcgccgccgccaactgGAAGTGCAACGGgaccaccgcctccatcgAGAAGCTGGTGCAGGTGCTCAACGAGCACCACATCAGCCATGACGTGCAGTGCGTTGTGGCGCCATCCTTTGTGCATATCCCGCTGGTTCAGGCCAAGCTCTGCAACCCCAAGTACGTCATCAGCGCTGAGAACGCGATCGCCAAGAGCGGCGCCTTCACAGGTGAGGTGTCTATGCCGATATTGAAGGACCTGGGCGTCAACTGGGTCATTCTTGGCCACTCGGAACGCCGCACCTACTACGGTGAGACGGACGAGGTCGTAGCACAGAAAGTTTCGGATGCCTACCTGCAGGGCTTCATGGTGATTGCTTGCATCggggagacgctgcagcagcgtgaagCGAACCTGACAGCGAAGGTGGTACTGGGTCAGATGGCGGCGATCGCCGCGAAGCTGCCGAAGAAAGCGTGGGGCCAAATCGTGCTGGCCTACGAGCCCGTGTGGGCCATTGGCACCGGCAAGGTCGCCACACCCGAGCAGGCACAGGAGGTCCACGCGCTTCTGCGCAAGTGGGTAAGCGAGAAGATTGGCGCCGACGTCGCCGCGAAACTCCGCATCTTGTACGGCGgctccgtcagcgccagcAATGCCAAGACGCTCTACATGAAGCACGATATTAACGGTTTTCTGGTCGGTGGCGCGTCCCTCAAGCCGGAGTTCCGCGAAATTATCGATGCCACCCAGTGA
- a CDS encoding hypothetical protein (TriTrypDB/GeneDB-style sysID: LpmP.24.0840), with translation MRTVRTRLVSSTAASLHRSHCRSRAYYFGAAGAAVWHRCRRLAGVTTTTTHIASAAVSASPSSLSTARRTYYWPYPENLVPEGATTSPFQSSPVPSVRERIIREYALGPLFGSRTPCCMLGFADTARDVVGRKGDVRQWVARALGKVEVDVELGALVQTKEMLLHRSGTDESPRLADGAGSRPDAELRRVTRYARLPVQARTLLEVYLPGEEQDEMDAAEDVDAIILAHGYFLQQQFYRYMTASPSSAPGYIGQSGIEGSTCEEAVSKMQPHSREYSKGDDEADVKLCVTALHDTCGVIYCEVPVLDESDFVFDKLHGKEVGCETAERVMNRWTRRGTQQQ, from the coding sequence ATGCGCACTGTACGGACTCGCCTTGTTTCcagcacggcggcgtcaCTTCACCGCTCTCACTGCAGATCACGGGCGTACTACTTCGGCGCGGCCGGAGCAGCTGTgtggcaccggtgccgccgcttgGCGGGTGTGACCACGACAACGACGCACATCGCTTCTGCCGCCGTCTCGGCctcgccctcttcgctctcgaCAGCTCGGCGCACATACTACTGGCCGTACCCGGAGAACCTGGTGCCGGAAGGAGCGACTACATCGCCGTTCCAGTCCAGCCCGGTGCCGAGTGTGCGAGAGCGCATTATCCGAGAGTACGCGCTCGGTCCGCTTTTCGGAAGCCGCACTCCGTGCTGCATGCTTGGGTTTGCCGATACCGCCAGAGATGTGGTGGGGCGCAAAGGCGACGTGCGGCAGTGGGTTGCCCGGGCTCTGGGaaaggtggaggtggacgtgGAGCTTGGCGCCCTTGTGCAGACCAAGGAAATGTTGCTTCATCGCAGCGGAACCGATGAGTCACCGCGGCTCGCCGACGGAGCTGGAAGTCGGCCTGATGCAGAGCTGCGTCGTGTGACACGATACGCTCGCCTTCCTGTCCAGGCACGCACGCTGCTAGAGGTGTACCTGCCCGGAGAAGAGCAAGATGAAATGGACGCTGCGGAGGACGTAGACGCAATCATTCTCGCTCATGGCTACTTTCTACAGCAGCAGTTCTACCGGTACATGACGGCATCACCGTCCTCTGCGCCAGGGTATATCGGACAGAGCGGCATCGAGGGCAGCACGTGCGAAGAGGCTGTCAGCAAGATGCAGCCGCATAGTCGGGAGTACAGCAAAGGAGATGACGAAGCTGATGTGAAGTTGTGCGTGACCGCCCTACACGATACGTGCGGCGTCATCTACTGCGAGGTCCCAGTGCTGGATGAAAGTGACTTTGTCTTTGACAAGCTGCATGGCAAGGAGGTGGGCTGCGAGACAGCGGAGCGGGTGATGAACCGCTGGACTCGGCGTGgtacacagcagcagtag
- a CDS encoding hypothetical protein (TriTrypDB/GeneDB-style sysID: LpmP.24.0850), protein MPRAACPCVFMALAIVVLLVGGYSTGAHAFRFSVVPGKVKCFTSEQPEGGRYELRYRMMRSLTPFVSVAVTSRGGRVLMEHEFAKPDAKEIVVVNANSLISVCFHTSEKASKAAVSTSVTLDIVDAEDAELTRVKKQSYSTSSPITLGAGKGSGAIQQMQYIYETFASMRMALVSLTRADEDIRYSLMEAERFSWLFVYIFVGIGALITLGSFVRLRIFMKKRKML, encoded by the coding sequence ATGCCTCGTGCGGCGTGTCCGTGCGTCTTCATGGCGCTCGCGATAGTGGTCCTCCTCGTCGGTGGCTACAGCACTGGCGCGCATGCATTTCGGTTCAGCGTAGTACCAGGTAAGGTGAAGTGCTTCACGAGCGAGCAGCCCGAGGGTGGTCGCTACGAGCTGCGGTACCGCATGATGCGCAGCCTCACACCCTTTGTCTCCGTGGCCGTCACGTCGCGTGGCGGCCGTGTGCTGATGGAGCACGAGTTCGCCAAACCAGACGCAAAAGAGATCGTCGTGGTGAACGCAAATAGTCTCATCTCTGTTTGCTTTCACACGTCAGAGAAGGCGTCGAAAGCGGCGGTCTCGACAAGCGTGACGCTCGACATTGTCGATGCCGAAGATGCGGAGCTGACGCGCGTCAAGAAGCAGAGCTACAGCACGAGCAGCCCCATCACGCTCGGTGCCGGCAAGGGTAGCGGCGCTATACAGCAGATGCAGTACATCTACGAGACCTTCGCCTCCATGCGCATGGCTCTCGTTTCCCTCACCCGCGCCGACGAGGACATCCGCTACTCGCTCATGGAGGCAGAGCGCTTCTCGTGGCTGTTTGTCTATATCTTCGTAGGCATCGGTGCCCTTATCACACTTGGCTCCTTCGTCCGCCTGCGCATCTTcatgaagaagaggaagatgCTGTGA
- a CDS encoding putative transmembrane protein (TriTrypDB/GeneDB-style sysID: LpmP.24.0860), translated as MNGWLVVLALVGCLSTLYFAIGIGVRYHSGLHHCPEVLPNYRFWCNILNFFLRAATCGHCHVSFDHNNRSSGIFVLPSRPGVSVSSRRVQFELLSSDADDDYDINRVMQPAEVVVKY; from the coding sequence ATGAACGGGTGGTTGGTGGTACTGGCCTTGGTGGGATGCCTTAGTACTCTCTATTTCGCCATCGGCATCGGCGTACGCTACCACAGTGGCCTACACCACTGCCCTGAGGTTCTACCTAACTACCGCTTCTGGTGTAACATCCTCAACTTCTTCCTGCGTGCGGCGACGTGTGGGCACTGTCATGTTTCCTTTGACCACAATAACCGTTCGAGCGGCATCTTTGTGCTGCCGAGTCGCCCCGGGGTCTCGGTGTCCTCGCGCAGGGTGCAGTTCGAGTTATTATCCAGCGATGCCGATGATGACTACGACATCAATCGCGTCATGCAGCCAGCGGAAGTGGTCGTAAAGTACTGA
- a CDS encoding DNA polymerase theta (polymerase domain only), putative (TriTrypDB/GeneDB-style sysID: LpmP.24.0870), with product MPLFGTLLAGRLGPVAVDVQLQGHTRLLQHPQLFEAVLQAYERQSAGELREALRSVQPFFLLCNTGGAADMCMDHSEALGGGVDGDGHPQPALGAEVLYTMHPANGYPVLPLLAQLLRAPQVTKLLLHSRLLYRLLFLFLGTDRVELSSVVDLPTWTALGQQSRPSLALLFHLPMESVNRLSDIAAVLPSEAQQLLNEETESIAQQQPQEQQLPNQTRSMRLEDNSELDSLGEASTDDTNGAGDRNDGGEDEHDEGGSTRAVAADGAAEDEVVDAIELLHRIQPLAEQPLNSNCSRVSGAAGTDSASAARTAGRKRRSLRSHKQYRRHRYDSDMPLSSLADASTLADIYHGLKVMTLFFTHVLSRLLDIVNPGMTGVAAPRVGIGALPLTTSRCGSNVIGSPASAVRYRISPSELCALRTYADFLCELMTYHGVFVNDTVTHKMLTLLDVQMATIEDLGLRVAAALLATTDPVAPSTTPEEAECSKWNVGTVHRCLARLTAASTMFEIPRALNAHYLRLLAAQAKHSNYVRAAQFRLGCQLVCAWMAYLDRVTAKKRLHDMFSKVSDRLHLRVLEKPRDAAVEDDVAAPDAPMPQVSEVCYSIHPDWALHNTSTGRIFSALPNVQNLPKQPPRTAFPIHALSATQDRSSNGGGDESLRPYGYVDSPTEEDVDRWLSLAEAGVIDQASSAQFLLFPEHPQWTLRHLYCAPPGCVLVSFDFNQLELRLLAHLSGDSALQEHLSSNVDVLALVTASVLRLPSIDHVRPEQRQAVKVIVYGLLYGMGPELMDVRIRKINEEFATAEQQQQHDQEGAASSSDPESASARDLLRRFYHAYPRVESYLRETRQEAQNSLVVETLSGRKTLLAETDANRRKQRAIAQAVQGGAADVLHSAMRAVHQQRHSFLPYLPAAPLALVMSIHDELVYATPRVAIDEVVRGVQRILEDQARVLRLAVPLPVSVRVGHSFGELTEFHSARG from the coding sequence ATGCCCCTCTTCGGTACCCTTCTTGCTGGCCGTCTCGGTCCAGTCGCGGTGGATGTGCAACTGCAAgggcacacacgcctcctgcagcatccACAGCTAttcgaggcggtgctgcaggcgtaCGAGCGGCAAAGCGCCGGCGAGCTACGGGAGGCTCTGAGAAGTGTTCAGCCATTCTTTCTCCTGTGCAACACTGGAGGGGCTGCAGACATGTGCATGGATCATTCGGAGGCGTTGGGAGGTGGCGTGGATGGCGACGGCCACCCGCAACCGGCGCTCGGCGCTGAGGTGCTGTATACGATGCACCCTGCTAACGGCTACCCCGTTTtgcccctcctcgcccagctgctgcgagcgCCGCAGGTCACGAAGCTCCTCCTTCACAGCCGCCTGCTCTaccgccttctctttctgtttctgGGGACGGACCGAGTGGAACTGAGCAGCGTCGTCGACCTGCCCACCTGGACAGCACTGGGGCAGCAGTCACggccctctctcgccttgcTCTTCCATCTTCCTATGGAGAGTGTCAATCGCTTGTCGGACATCGCGGCGGTGCTTCCATCagaagcacagcagctgctcaacgAGGAGACGGAGTCGattgcacagcagcagccacaagaACAGCAGTTACCTAATCAGACTCGGTCTATGAGGCTCGAAGACAACTCCGAGCTAGACAGCCTAGGGGAGGCGTCAACGGACGACACCAATGGTGCCGGCGACAGAAATGACGGCGGAGAGGATGAGCACGACGAAGGAGGCAGCACACGAGCGGTAGCGGCAGACGGGGCGGCGGAGGACGAAGTGGTAGACGCAATCGAGCTTCTTCATCGCATCCAACCGTTGGCCGAGCAGCCTCTCAATAGCAACTGCAGCAGGgtcagcggtgccgccggtACCGACTCCGCTTCAGCTGCCCGAACAGCCGGTAGGAAACGTCGTTCCTTGCGCTCTCACAAGCAGTATCGTCGACATCGATATGACAGTGacatgcctctctcttctctcgcggACGCGTCGACACTCGCCGACATCTACCATGGCCTAAAGGTGATGACGCTGTTCTTCACCCACGTGTTGTCGAGGCTTCTTGACATAGTGAACCCTGGGATGACAGGCGTGGCTGCACCTCGTGTTGGAATCGGCGCTTTGCCACTGACGACCTCGCGCTGCGGTTCCAATGTTATAGGGTCACCCGCCTCGGCAGTGCGGTACCGCATTTCCCCATCTGAGCTGTGCGCACTGCGCACCTACGCGGATTTCCTCTGCGAGCTCATGACGTATCATGGTGTCTTCGTAAACGATACGGTGACACACAAGATGCTGACCCTCCTGGATGTGCAAATGGCCACAATCGAAGACTTGGGACTTCGCGTCGCAGCAGCTTTGCTGGCCACCACGGACCCTGTTGCGCCTTCGACTACCCCAGAGGAGGCTGAGTGTAGTAAGTGGAACGTAGGAACGGTTCATCGGTGCTTGGCTCGACTTACCGCCGCTTCAACGATGTTCGAGATACCGCGAGCGCTGAATGCTCACTATCTGCGTCTCCTGGCTGCGCAGGCGAAGCACAGCAACTATGTGCGGGCAGCACAGTTTCGCCTGGGATGTCAGCTCGTATGTGCGTGGATGGCGTACCTAGATCGGGTCACTGCCAAAAAACGACTGCATGATATGTTCAGCAAGGTCTCAGATAGGTTgcacctgcgcgtgctgGAGAAGCCGCGAGACGCAGCAGTGGAGGACGACGTTGCAGCGCCGGATGCGCCTATGCCACAGGTGTCTGAGGTGTGCTACTCGATACACCCAGACTGGGCGCTGCACAACACGTCGACAGGCCGTATCTTCTCAGCGCTGCCCAACGTGCAAAACTTGCCGAAGCAGCCACCCCGCACGGCGTTCCCGATCCACGCACTCTCCGCCACGCaagaccgcagcagcaacggcggcggcgacgaatCCCTGCGCCCCTACGGCTACGTCGACTCGCCAACGGAGGAAGATGTCGATCGCTGGTTGTCGCTCGCGGAGGCCGGCGTGATTGACCAGGCGTCGTCGGCACagtttcttctctttcctgaACACCCACAGTGGACGCTGAGGCACCTCTACTGCGCCCCCCCGGGTTGTGTGCTCGTCTCATTCGACTTCAACCAGCTGGAGCTACGCCTGCTTGCCCATCTGAGCGGCGACTCTGCTCTCCAGGAGCACCTGTCTTCCAACGTGGATGTTTTGGCGCTCGTGACAGCCAGCGTTCTGCGCCTGCCATCCATCGACCACGTACGCccagagcagcggcaagctGTAAAGGTGATTGTGTATGGGCTCCTGTACGGCATGGGGCCAGAGTTGATGGATGTGCGTATACGGAAGATCAACGAGGAGTTTGCAacagcggagcagcagcagcagcacgaccAAGAGGgagcggcctcctcctccgaccCGGAGTCGGCCTCTGCGCGTGACCTTCTTAGGCGCTTCTACCACGCCTACCCGCGCGTCGAGAGCTATCTTCGCGAGACTCGACAAGAGGCGCAGAACTCCTTGGTGGTGGAGACGCTGTCTGGCCGCAAGACCCTCCTCGCCGAAACGGACGCGAACCGGCGGAAGCAGCGCGCCATTGCGCAGGCCGTACAAGGCGGCGCGGCCGACGTGCTACACAGTGCCATGCGAGCCgtccatcagcagcgccacagctTTCTTCCTTACCTCCCTGCTGCACCTTTGGCACTGGTGATGAGCATTCACGACGAGCTCGTCTATGCCACCCCCCGGGTGGCTATcgacgaggtggtgcggggAGTGCAGCGCATCCTGGAGGACCAAGCACGAGTCCTGCGGCTGGCTGTGCCTCTACCAGTGTCTGTTCGGGTCGGCCACTCCTTCGGCGAACTGACAGAGTTCCACTCCGCACGGGGCTGA